A single Elephas maximus indicus isolate mEleMax1 chromosome 2, mEleMax1 primary haplotype, whole genome shotgun sequence DNA region contains:
- the FABP6 gene encoding gastrotropin — MAFSGKYEVESEKNYEEFVKQVGLPRTEIDKGHNFKITEVQQDGQNFTWIQHYPGGQTITNKFTIGKECEMEAIGGKKFKVTVQMEGGKVLVNVPNYHQTSEIVGDKLVEISTIRGVSYERVSKRLA, encoded by the exons ATGGCCTTCAGCGGCAAGTATGAGGTGGAGAGTGAGAAGAATTACGAGGAGTTTGTGAAGCAAGTGG GGCTCCCCAGGACCGAAATTGATAAAGGCCACAACTTCAAGATCACAGAGGTGCAGCAGGATGGGCAGAACTTCACCTGGATCCAGCACTACCCCGGGGGCCAGACCATAACCAACAAGTTCACCATCGGCAAGGAGTGCGAAATGGAAGCCATAGGGGGCAAGAAGTTCAAG GTCACTGTGCAGATGGAGGGTGGAAAAGTCTTGGTGAACGTCCCCAATTATCACCAGACCTCAGAGATCGTGGGTGACAAGCTGGTAGAG ATCTCCACCATCAGAGGTGTGTCCTATGAGCGTGTGAGCAAGAGGCTGGCCTGA